aaaaaatctccttgTTACACTGGATTTTTGTTTACTCCTTATGTTTGTAACCATTTTATTTGTGATTTAACAACTTTGGACACACTGCTGCAACTGTCCTATTTTTTTCAGGTGTGGGGAAATCTATCATATTATCTAGCTTTTGGGAGGGGAAATTGTAGCCGAGGCACTGAACTAGAACTTACAGATTTGGGTTGTCCTCCAAGccttgccacaaacttcctgcgTAAGCTAGGACAAGCTCACTAATCCCTCTGTGCCTTCTCTGCCCAGCAGTAAGAGAGATAATAAGGATTCCCTACCTTGCAGAGctgttgggaggataaattcattaatgcatgtgaagtgctcagatactacagtgatgagcatcatAGAAAACCCTGTTGGTTTTTCTCAAAGGTAATTATAAAAGATTCTTCCCCTTTGCCCGCAGGGTAGGATAGATCCTACTCTTGCCCATAGGGCATAATAGATCACAGAGTTGGAgatggcttgtttttattttcatgatTGCTTTCCCTACCAAATGGAGAAGGTGACTTGAGGCCATTGTACCTCAGTGGTGGGTAGGTGTATGCTACCTACTGAGGTATGGTGACTTAATGGTGCTGTGATTTGAGATCAGCATTTTCCAAACCTACTCACACATAAAGAGTAGAGATTCAAGGATGGAGGAATCTGTTAGTTACTATTGCTGTTGTCGGAGAATAAAAATGACAGGCAGAATTTCCTTTACAAAGCAGAATAAAATAGATATTGACTGGTTTTCCTTTTTATAGTGGCAAGCAGTTATCCTTTGGGCTGAAAATTATTCAGTGAATAATCATGATCAAAGACCTGTTGTGGCTCACTTTTTCTACCCATATGGGAAATAGTGGTGTGTGTGTTAAACTATAGACTCAAATGCTAATCAATATTTCTGTAACACAAACACAAACGTTGTTCTGATTAGAATGCTCACTGCCTGGGCACTTCTATGTAGCCTGCTCTCTTTGAAACCCTGCCTTTTTTCTGACTTCACTTCCTGAATCTGCTGACAACGCTCACTGCCAAGCAAAATACATGTCCACAATGCTGttgtttgaaaaatatttccttgcGAGTACAGCTGGGGCAACAAAAAGTTTCTCTCTAAACCTCAGAGAACTGACTCTCTCTTATATGAGCAAGAAATAGTATGCATTAGACAATATGTAATCTCAACATTTAAGCAAATATTGAATTGCTGCATTTTTCCTTCAAGTCTTCCCTTATACTTGTGCCTAGGGATCACTGAGAGACCTAAAAAGCGTGATTAGATTAAAATTTAGCAGAAGTGAATCAATGTAGTGACAGACTTGCAATATTAGAGACTTTTCTCAAAACGGACACTCCCTCTGCATACCCTGTAAGCTTGCCCTACCTGTAGTGGCCTGGTGTCTCAAAACTGACCTCAAGACACCAGCGGGAAACTTTAATACACTGTCCATCCCCTATTCTTCCCTTGGTCCCCTGTGAGACTGCCTACGAGGATGGCAGGTAGGCCAGGATTTGTGGAAATCAgtggaaatcaatggaaactaggagtctaaatacctttgaggatcttggcctcTTGTGCCAGTTGTGATAAtggattttgtgatgtgcacaccTGTGTGTCGCAAACTGGACTGAGACAAGCAACTCATTTCACAGGAGCTAGTGAACAACTATCCAACCCTGGACATATTCCTGGTTTTGCTACTACTAATCAAGCTTTTTCCTATGTTATCAAATGTCATTTATGAGATAGTACACACCATAACTGTAacgttgtgtgtgtgtattatgatGAATGGGTGGGGCAGTATGTCATGCAGCTGTGTCTAATTAAAATAGAATTTTGGAAATATTtgttcaggggggaaaaaaccttacATGGTTAAGTAAAAGCCTCGTTAGTAGGATCTCTTCCATAGCACAACACTGTCAAGAGTTAAACCTATACCTTTGCAGGTAATTAATCTTCTTACCCTGCTTATTTTGCTAGTTGGCACTTGTTAAGTCCCTGCAAAGTCACACCCAGCAATGCTGTGTATTATCCTTTCTATTCCTACATATGGTCAAAATCAACTTACCTTCCGGGATGCTGACATCAGCAAAATGTACTCTTGGCAAACTACAGCATCCTCCCAGTAACCCTTTGTTTGGTAAGTGTTTGTTACAATTTTATGCCTCTGGTAGCTTGAGTTTCTATTTGCTACTAATAACTCCAGCTACCAACACATGTATAATGAGGGAAACATTTACTATAGTCGTATAACTTATAACAATCCATCATGCATATGATTTGATACCCAAGGATCTATAACATGGGCAAAGGATCCCCTTTCAAAGGAAATATATATGTATGCTATACAGGGAAACATATCTTGAGCTCAAGGAGTAGcaaaaagtttgtgtgtgtgtcagtttcaCTACCACTTAATACCAGTATGTATTATGTAGTTTTATTCTGAGATGATGTTAAGCAAGACTGTCACCTTATTTCGTGTTGTACTCACTTATTTGTATTTTAACTAATTAAAGAAAAAACTTTCAGGCAGACTActataaaaatattaatcattTATCAAAACTATAATGTCTGTAATTAGTGAATTAAACTTTCTGCCTATCTTTTCATAGCATCTGTTATCTCTTAGATATACGGTTTTAAAATCACTCTAAATACATTTATATAAACCAGACCATTTAATTGGATACAGAGCCAGTAAGCTGAAAATCCTGAAATCATAAATTATATTATTTACCACAAAGCTGGGTTTATTTCAGGAGATGAGTTAAGTGACTTTTCTCAGCTACTGCTTATGTTCTTATTCCATTATCAAAAGTATTCTCatactttcattttttaaatgtaaattgaaAATGACAGGTAAATTGTCAATTTCTTTTTTTTGTCCTTTccaaatgttttgctttttatttacatCCTAATTTTCAATTTATAGCTACCTCTGTTCCCCCATTATGTTAAATTTCCCTAACTTTCATATTGGTCAATACATTTTAGTCAGCAAAAGTGTCTAAAAGGGAAAGGAATTCAAGATATGAAAAGGGGTTATAGAATGATTTTATTGTGACAACATAAATATTAATGAACAAAGACCACCTCTTATCTAGGAATAATTAGACAGCAATGAAGGCACCCATATGAAGGATACATTTTTTGTGAAGTCGCCTACCTTAAAGATATTGTTGGggatattattttaatattaaatagaCAGTTACAGTTCAAACTATTCTAGCACAGGGCAATTTGATACAATGGCAAACTCCTCCAAactgcttaattttttaaaagttattgtcTACATTGCACTATTGGATTATGGTAGGCAATCCAATCCAAATTAAATCCATAACACTTAAAATGCATAAACTACTTCTGTTTATGTTACAGGGTGTGGTTTTATCTTTCCACTTCTGACACATTCTCCAGGACATCTTGTTACAGTGTAAGTTTAACACTCTCTACCATTTAAAGTTCAGTGTAGGTGATAAAGTCCTGATTTAGGTACTGGCAAAAGTGGGGaaggaaatgcatttttaataCTTTTATATATAATAGAAGCTTTCTGgacttttttcaaaaacaaacataaaaaaattATATACTTTATTACAAATGGTAAATTCAGAGTGCTCAAAAAACCCTCATTTACAAACATTACTGGACAGAACACAaacataaaaataatttacaaagtCATGAAGTAGTTTATTGACATTAATCAGctttcataaaataaaaaaaaaaatgtacatacaCAATTTACTTGAAGGCAGGCAGTATAGTTCAGTTTTTATCAACCTCCCTCCCAGTTGTGTTTTCTTTAAGAGTATTACAGAAAGCAACCTACAGTCTCTATTGCAGTTTAACCTTTAATACTGAATGATCATCGAATGTTAGGTCCATGCAGGTCTTGGTCAATATTAAACAAAGATCTGATGTATCATCTGAGCAGGAACAGCACTTCTCAGAGTGGTGCTGTTTTGCCAATAGCTCAATTGAATGCTCGCCAGTCTTTCCACACATGTGCTTTGTGGGGTGCAAGCAGGACTCAATGCCTCTCAGCCTTTACCATTAGCTTTATGTATCtgccacttgttatgggtttgttttttctgttgCTCTACCGCAACATCATAGTTCTTTTTTTTCCAAGTCAGTCTCTTCAAAATGTTTGCAACTGTTGTGTTAGCATTAGCTGGCATCCACTGTTGACATGGTTCATGACCTTCTGCTTAAGCTGTGCAACCTGTTCTCTGAGCATGTTGGCAGTGGATGCCAGTTCTGAGTTCTGGGCTTTCAAAGTTTTCACTTTTTCTTCCAATCTGGCAATCCTTTCCAACTTCCTTTTCCGGCATTTGGAGGCTGCAATTCTGTTTCTCATGCGCTTCCTCTCAGCCTTGATCCTCTCCTGTGACTCCATATCAATGGGGGACAGCGGAGGAGTCTCCCCTGGCATTTCAGGTACAGTCTGGGGTTCCTCTTTCAAAGCTTGCAGCCTGGGATGCTGCACTGGCATCGGAGGATTAATATGATGCTGAGGTGGATAGCCTATGTTATTTGCATTGTAGTTAGGTGCTGTGCTTAGTGCACTTGGGTTAAAGTTGCTGAGATTGGCATACACTGGAGGCTCGCTGTGCAAAGTGGTGTTGAAACCATTGTTGCCAGCCATAGAAGAAACAGGTGTCATACCACTGTTAACGGGCTGGGCAGCGGATGTAACACTGGGCATCGTATTCTGGTTGtgtagctctgccagtgccctcaCAAAGCCTTCAGCAAACCCTTCTTGCTCATCAGTAACATTTTTGGGACAGAGAAACTGTGTTGGGGTGGGAGTGGTGGTGATCAAGCCATTGCTGGACTGGATGATGAGCCTTTCCAGTTCAGGAGATGCCAGCTTGAGGAGACCAACATCTGGGGAGGTAAGAATATCAGCATTCTTGTTCCTCAGGTGGGGCTTGAGGTTGCTTGAAGGATCAGCCAGATTTAGAGTCATATTCTGCTTCAGGACTTTAGGATTATTATATCCATAACCACCACTTTCTGGCTGTACAAAGGTAGCATTTAGGGCATCATCATAGAATGTAGGTTCCATCTTTGCAGTCATAGAACACAGTCCACAAAACTGGCTTTAAAGCAATAACAATTAAGCAGCGCCCAACGCGTTTGTTTTTTAAGTCCCGTTCAAAGAAAGTTCACCTTCACTTTAAACTACTACTAATGTAACTCTTTCAACAatgaaaaagccttttaaaacaaactatcaGTAAGGATGAACTAAAGTCTTACTTTTGTGGCCACCGTACAAGTGGCTTGAGTGTCTTTCCCCTGTTTCTTCAGGGCTGAACTTTTTCAAACCACAAAAAGAGTCAGTCTGAGAATTGGGTCGCAGAAGTCCTGGGGTCGGGTTCTGGGATCTCGCTCTCGGCTGAGACTCGGGAACGGAGGAGAAATCCAGTCTCTTGCTTTACGGTTTCACTCCGGAGTAAGTGTCCGATGGGCAGGTTCGCCTCTTTCTCGCTCGCTGGGAGGGTCAGAAATCCGGTCACTTTTCTGTCCCCTTCTCCTGCTGCGGGGCTATCTGGGGAGCGCGCTGCAGCGCCCGGCCACTTGTCTGAGCGCTTCCCCGCCGCCTCCCTCTCCGGCTGGCAGTCCCGGGGCTCGCAGCGCCGGACCCCGCGGCGCAGAAGTTGTCCCAAGTACTTTCCCCTCCGCTCTCTGCCCGCGGCAGGCGCCGTCTGGGCTCCCGGGTGCGGAGAAGTTCCCGGGTCTCAGCCGGGGTCCGAGCTGGCCTGGTCGCTGCCGGGAGCCGCAGCAATGCGAGACGCCTGGCCGCTCTGTGTGCCTTGCCCGCCTCTCGGGAGCTGCTCTCTGCGCTGCCGGAGCGGGCCCgccgctgctgcctggagcctgctgcaCACTCTGAGCCCTTTCCCGGCGTGCAGCCCAACACTTATCAGCGAGCAGTAACCCACCAAAAATAGCCCATGATGTCACCCCGCGgccttcccattggctgcggcAGCCTCTCAGGGGGGTGGCGGGCCGCTGGCCCGGCCTGTTGCAAATGCGCCGGTCTCCATGGTCACCCCACCCCTAGAAGCTTCTCAGCATCTCGCAGGGCACTGTGGGATGAGGTAATGCTTGTTCTCAGCGCAGGGCATTGTGGGCTGACGTATTGTTTTTGAATATCTGGTTACCCGCTGAAGCGCTCTGGTGGGGTTGGAGGATCTGGGCGGGAAGGGGGAGCCTCCTTAATAGGCAGGCACCAAGTAGtggaaggaaggggggtggggcaggcccACAGAGGGAGACGCTGCCTTGGACACTGGGTGGCTAATGGGGTTTTAGTCAGTCCTGCGGCTTGAGCCTTCACGGTTAAATCTGTTAGCAGGGACTTTGGTTAATCCGGGGCTGCTTGCTCGGACTCTCTTTAGGCCGCTTTCTGAGCTCCCCCCTTCTGGGATGGTACGGTCCTTAAGGTGGCACTATCGTCAGTGCGTGCAGCCGACGGAAGGCAGAAGACAGCTACGGGGAAGGAACCTGAGCCGCACGtgattcctccccccgcccccgccgggcGGGCTACTGGGGGGAGCCGGGGAGCGCGGCGCTTGCGCACGTGCTGCGTGACCCCTGCGCgctcaggggctgggcgcagcgctCCGTGACCGGGGTGGCGGGGAAGCCGCCGCTGTCCCGGCCGCTCTCGGGGAGGGGAGGCGACCCCCGGCTTGGGGGCTTAGCGGGAAGGCAGCAGCCGAAGCTCCCGCCAGCGCGTGGGTTTCCCTGCGGCCCCGGTTCGGGGCGATGCTCGCCGGTCTCACGCTTCTGACTTTCTCCCGCGTTCAAATCCTGGCCGCTCCCACCTGCGGAGCCTGGCCGGGGCTGAATCCACGTGATTCCCTCTCCCTGTGCAAGCGAGAGACGTGCCTCGCTGGCAGGCGGGAGCCCCCGGTGCGTGGGGGGGACGTGCCAGTGCCTCtccccaccttcctgcccccGCTGTCCGCTGGGCCCTGCCCTCTGCAAGGTGCGCCCTGTCTGGCCTCCCTGGTGCATCCGCTCTCCGAGAAACAGGAGAAAGCGTCGCGTTCACACTGagccttcccagccccaaagatcTGCCGCTCTATGCAGGTGCTGACATTGCCATTAAAACATGGCTATAGCCGCTCTACCAATCTCACCAGTTTGTGGGGTGGGTTCATTTGTTAATATGTATCAAGCTCTTCGGAAATAAAAGTGCGAAGTATTATAGAGGCATCACTTCATCACTGGCATGCCACCACCTCCGAGGTGGAACGGAACAGCTGCTTAACAACACACAGCGCCCTAgtctaggacaggaagtgaagaagactAGTATATCATATTGTGCATAACAGATCCATATTGCTTAGGCACCTAACAAGTAAAACAGTTATAAAAGTTACGTGGCCAAATTATCTGTTGGTGTAAATTGCAACAGCTCTATGGAACTTTGCTAATGTACTCCCCAAGAGAATTTGGACTACCAGGTTGAATCACCTCTTATTATATGTAATACTGCAAGTTATTCATGGATTTGAACAAGTACTAAGTGAAGCATTCCAGTAATATTTTTTGTTCTAGACATAAAAACTCCTTCCATTTCCAAAtgggatttaaaagaaaaaatacaaatcCGAAGCAGATGTAAACGTCATATCCCACTATTTTTCTAAATGATCTCCcagtttcttttttcagtttgaaaattcTTTTTTCTAGCACCCTCCACTTGAATTTGAGCAGTATATTAACTTGCAAAAGAGCCAGTACTGCTGTTTTTGGAAAGTAACTGGTATACAAATAACATGTGCAGTCTTTGTAGCATCTGGAGTAATAGTTTATAGTGTGAAATTCTAAATCACTCCTGAACATATTGCCTACTATGTGAAGATTCTCTACGTATTGCCACAGTACATGTAACCAAGATATGCCTATGTTCCAGAAAATTTAAATTCTGTGTAGCACATAACTAGAACTCCAACTattaattagtttaaaaaatcaGTAATATCATTGCATATAAATTAGTCTCTAAATCCATGATCAGCCTGTTCAATGCTAGATACATTcatttttaacttattttttagCCTTTCCCTGCCTCATCAAAACTACACACAAGATGttacaaataaaattatattCTATAAAGATACATTTCAGTTTCTCATTTGTCTGTTCAACAATGGGAAATTTTAATTTTACTTACTACCATCTCTTGTGCCATCTTTGTATTCTGTAGTGTCAATGTGCAATTATCAAGTTCTTTAAAGGTTTGTCTACTGTGGGAAATTATTCTGGAAAAAGGGAGAGTGAATTTAAAGCGCTGTAGCTATTCTGAAATCATTCCccttgtggacactcttattccagaataagaacgCCTTTTCTGGGTTAGCTTAATCCATTATTAAACTAAACCAGAGAGAGGCCCAGATCTGTAAAGGTTTTTAgttgcctaattcccattgaaattaatgggagttaggcatctaaatacttcTAAGCATTTGGGCTAAAGGCACTTCtactctggaataagagtgtctacatggggaactATTGCACAATAGCTATTCCAGTCAATTTCCTCATGTAGATAAGCTCTAAATCTTAATACAGTAGTGTTAAATACAATTGCAACAATCTTTAATTTGTCCAGGAGCACTATTTTTATCTACCTAACTCTATCTTTGCTGCTAACATTACAAAGCCAAGTTAAGATGTAATGCAAGAATATGGTTAGTGTACCGTTCAGGACTCTATTTGGACAACTTTATCTGTACGAACTGAAAAACAGGTTACTGCTCCATTGGGGTCTGATCCAACTGCCCTGTTATCAATAtgagttttccattgacttcagtgagtgttaGTATGGGTTGCTAGTATACTATTGTGGgttttttcttattgttttttCATCCACTTCACAGCCAGGCAGGCTTTGACTTCCTTCCGTTCACAAAGATGGAGTTTCAGAACCAGACAGGGTCAAAGTAGGTCATTCCAGTTTTGCTGGGAACAAGTTGCTACCATGGCCTATTGCGAGGGCGGATACCCATCAAACACTAATTATGTTAACTGATACTCATTTAGAGGCTATTTGGTCAGTTGAGCAACACACAGTTAAGCTGGTCATAAAATGCTGAGTATACTTGGACAGCTTTGAAACCAAAGAAAAATTGacattatttgtttctttttccgTTTGTTTCTTCCTGCTTGTTGCCTGTATATCATTCATCTGAAATGAGTGGTGGCTATCTGCTCAGTAGAAGATTGGTAATCTTGGCTCAGGCCCCATTTGATCAACTGAGATTCATTCAGTACCATGGAACTCAGAGTCTGTCtgtgctgcagctccctgccctggtaGACAGATACATactagctctgctcaaactagtgtactaaaaatagcagtgtgaatgGTGTGGCACAGATGGTAGCACAGATTAGCCACCCAAATAAAAGTCCATCCATTCTTGTGGGTCCATACTTGAGTGGCtagcccaa
Above is a window of Emys orbicularis isolate rEmyOrb1 chromosome 8, rEmyOrb1.hap1, whole genome shotgun sequence DNA encoding:
- the JUN gene encoding transcription factor Jun: MTAKMEPTFYDDALNATFVQPESGGYGYNNPKVLKQNMTLNLADPSSNLKPHLRNKNADILTSPDVGLLKLASPELERLIIQSSNGLITTTPTPTQFLCPKNVTDEQEGFAEGFVRALAELHNQNTMPSVTSAAQPVNSGMTPVSSMAGNNGFNTTLHSEPPVYANLSNFNPSALSTAPNYNANNIGYPPQHHINPPMPVQHPRLQALKEEPQTVPEMPGETPPLSPIDMESQERIKAERKRMRNRIAASKCRKRKLERIARLEEKVKTLKAQNSELASTANMLREQVAQLKQKVMNHVNSGCQLMLTQQLQTF